TGATAAAAACAAATGTATGGGATAATGAAATTTCCATTCCAAATACCTTGTGCCATGGATGAGCTTTAATCTGGGGAAACTTGAACTCCGTATAGTTAGGGTTCATGCATTTGATTTCCTCCCTCGTCGGAGTGCCCAAAATctacaacaaagaaaaaatcatattaGATACAGTGAGAGGGGACTAACCACTGTGCTCAGTCTAAGAGGCTACAAGCTAGTGCATCTTCTGGGTCATCGTCAGCCCAGTGAAAGAAGTTTACTGAGAGACTTAAATTTCAATATCCGCTAGAttctactttaaaaaaaatgtcacaaaACAATCCCAGAATTGATGAGGATCATCTAAATCTATGACATAACAATAAGGAAAACCCCCTTTTTCTGTTCTCAAAAATAAGAACAGAATGACACATATATGCAATTAGTGGTAAAAAGGATTTTACAATATTACAGTATTACTGAAAAGTTCACGATATTACAGTTACCTTGATTATCTCAACAAGCTGGTCGACTCCACTCTCACCAGGAAACAGGGGCTGCAAGAATGAAAATCTTATTCTAAGCTTCATACATAAATTACATATCCAGAAGTTCAAAGGAGGTTGAATGCATAATCACCTACCTGTCCAAGCATTAGCTCAGCAAGAACACAGCCAGCAGACCAGATGTCAATAGCTGTAGTATACTCAGTAGCTCCAAATATAAGCTCTGGTGCTCGATAATACCTAGAGCAGATGTAAGAAATGTTTGGCTCCCCTTTCACCTGTCAAgcatcaaagaaaataaagatcaGTCATTCCAATCAAAGTGGAGGCAACTACAAGTTGAAGAAAGACAACATGAATAACAAAAACATAAGCATACCAAGACTTTCGCACTTCCAAAGTCACATAATTTAACCTGGTGGGTATGTGGATTCACCTGCACAAAAGCAATATATTTTTACTTGGAATAAGTTGAAGCTAACAACCATATATCTCAAATAGACATGCAAAATATGTTAGCAAACGTACCAAAAGATTTTGAGGTTTAATGTCCCTGTGACACACTCCAATGCAGCGATGAATGTATGACAATGCCCTAAAAATCTGCAAGACAAAGAATAAGTAAAATATCAGCAAGAGCTAAAACAATCGATTGAACCATGAAACCTGCACATGTCAAGTAACCATACCTGATATGTATAAAGTTTCACATATATCGTCGGCATCCTTTGGTTCAATTTGTTGTAGTGTTTGATCACACGATGAACAGTTTCAGGGACATACTCAAGTACAAGATTAAGGTAAAGCTCATCCTTTTCAGTTGTTGAAAAAAAACAATGCTTCAACGAGACAACATTTGGGTGGTCAAGAAGGCGCATGGTTTGTAACTCTCGATTCTTATACCTCTTGTCCTGAAGAACCTTCTTTATAGCCACAGTTTCACCAGTCTCTAAACACTTGGCCTACATAAACACAGAAAACCAGTATATAGCATTATGAACAATTCAGACTAACTAAAAAGAGGCTAACGTAAGAAATGTTGCAGTCATGTATAATTTAAATGGCATTAAATCCTCACTTGGAAAACAACTCCAAATGATCCATGTCCAACAACACGCTCAGCCATGTAGCTTATGGTCTGCAAACGAAcagatttaaaagaaaaatataaacatatcagaaatgagaaagaaagaaataaagtttcCACATCAATTGAAGTCCCCGTTCATATCTTAAAAGCCAACTAGTTAAACCATTTATTTAAATCAAGACATACAGATAACAAACAAGACAAATTTTACAATTATTGATGTTTGCAATAATCCTGAACCACCTTTAGTTGATGGCTCATAGAGCATGCATGATAgcagaaaaaatgaaattgatacaAAAACAATTCTGATCATTcattctgatttttttattcaaaataacaGATATGCTcgtttaaaagaaattttgaagaaTAACTTGTAAGCCAAAGCCATACCTGCTTCGGCTGGCCATTTCTACCACCAATAGTTGTCACAATTATATGACCCGTCTCTGTCCCATTACCATCAACAATTGTGGCTTCCATTTCCTACAAAATTAGTGAATCCTATGAGTAACTAATGgataaaattcataaataaaataatcgctagaaaaagaggaagaacaatgagaataaagagaaatgccaAACCAATGCTGTACTTACTTTGTCATCCCTGATTTTCATGTCATTCATCTCCTCAGGCAACCGATCAACACCTACAGTATGGCCACTGGGCTCTCTCAAACCAGAAGTAGGTGCTACGCCCACTGAAGCCATTGGTTTAAATTTTTGCTTATCTCGTTATATTTTCACCTTGATAAACCAATCATTTACCTGTCCAAATCAAAAGCCACAAACAAATTCAGCCATAGAACTGTACTTTGAACAACATCAAACGATGCATCTTTATCCATCCACCATCATCCACAGGCAATGCATCATCAtgttaaacaaaaagaaacagaatGAGGCCTAGAACCTATCAAACTAGCCAACCATACAAGAATTACTCAAACAATGAGCTGAATATCACACAAATATCCATAGTTTCACAACCTAAAGTTTCTGTCCCCGctctaaaacaaattttttcttttaaaaaaaaaaaggtttcaaCCTTCGCCAGATTTCTAGTTCTAACCCTTTCAAACACAAAAGAAAGGGATCTCTTTGCCCCAAACACGAACCATTTAACACAAACAGAAAAATCtaacaacatacttgacataaTCAAAGTATGACTCAAAACTTGTTATTTCCACAAAAGATACTGAAGCTGTAGAAAACCATCAAACAAAATTGCCTTCATTGACacgggaaaagaaaaaattgagttCGCATAAGAGATTAGAGATGggaatttagagagagagagagagagagagatctggcGATCAATATGATGAACCCAAAAAGGAATACTTTATTTACCATACAGAATAAACACAAATAAACCAGGAGAAATAGAAGCAAATAAACGCAAAATCTAACGGACCTCATAAATACCCATATATAATTCgagataaaaattcaagaatcTAAAAATCAAAGCCATCAAATCCAACCCAAAATTCCTAATCAGAAACTCAAcaaaattacccaaaaaaaaaggagctCATAAAGACCAATAGATCCATACCAACCAAAAGTCTAACCCAGCAAACCCAACCAAAATGCAAAACTtaaatatcaaaacaaaaataaacaaaactcagaaccaaaaaagaaaaatcattaaatatatcaaaaaagaaaaagaaaaaaaaaaatggatttctGAGGAAAGCGAATCGGAGGAAGAAAACTATACCGATTGTACCAGAAATTTCCAggcatcaaaaaaaaaaaacgagctCTCTGAACAACGACGTTTAGGAGACTCAAAAGCTTAGATCCAGGGGCTTCGATGTGTCTGGGCTTTGCCTTTCCCCTTGAGGATTTGTgtgttggagagagagattgctTTGCTTTTTTCTGTGGTGTGTGCTATAATGCGCTGGTAACAGTCAAAGAAGAAccctaaaatataatatattcttaggtgtttttctttttcttttttctttttttttttctagtaaattattttttaaaaagaaaaattactaaatggaaatggaaaaacTTTATAACAAGTCTGGCCTTCTTTTTGACCGTTCAAACTTGCTTTTcaagatttgtgtttttttttttttttttgagaattctAAAAAGGTGGGGATTTTAATAAATGTCTAAAGGTGATTGATTTTGGCAGCTCTAGTTTGTTAACGGGCAGCCCACTTTCCCATaataggggggggggggggggggcatttgtatataaataaaaactatgcactttatctatataaaaaaaataataataataaaaaaaaaaaaaaaaaaaaaactatgcacTTTGGATGCCAAATTATGGAAACTTTTGAGTTATAGTCATAGACATTGAGGGAAATCATTTTAGGATTTCTCATGTTTTCCATCTTTTCACTTAGATgccattttttaatttgatagatttgaaatttgataaatttctgtcaattttttcattaaaaaaataataataataataaaattactataaaaatataattatgcctctcatattaaatatatatatatatatatatatatatatatatatatatatatatatgaaaatgagaggaacaaaaaaaaggggttaGTGTCGTAGGTGGCACAACCCAGCCATGGTTGAGTCATCTTCCAACCATAACAATTCAGGGAATTCTTAAACCATTTGTGTTTGGAGATGACTCGGTCATGGATGACAGGATCATCCCACCCGCAACCACGCTTGTGGACAGGCAAGGGTGACGAACTCATcaccttctttttgtttttttacttctctttcttttttaattctttgtCTTAAAGGGCAAGATTGTATTTTTAGAGTTcatttgtgttatttatttgacccaaaaaaaaaaaaaaaaaactatatttgtAGAGTGGTTGGAGGCACCAAATGTCTCAAATTAACCTATGATTCCTTAATTATGATAGTTGTCTATTAATAACCTTAGcctttatttgttttgatttttctcCTAATCTAGTAATCTTAGGGTATAATGAGAGTTCCATAATATATCAAAGTTATAGCATTGCtcatttttcatattatatagTAAACTGGAATATCATCAATACAAGAGTAGGTTACAAGAGTAGATGGATGAGTTTCTttgtcaaatattttaataagCACTTTACATTAGTTAGTCTTATTAACATAGAACTTTTCTCTcataatgcatttttttttaatcataaaaaGGTACATAGCTCAACAAAtccaacacttaaaaaaaaaaaattcaataaatattGCATTAATAGTCTATTCAAATCTTTACATAATAATACTTTACAAAACAAGGATTTAGCATGCTTGCCTATTTTGACGGCTAGTCGGTCTTCAAGATTAGtgggattgcaaatttttgcacTCACAACTTAAAAAGATGAACCGCTTCGTCCAAATTTTTTGGCAGTATTGAATTCATACAttgatttcttcttttcttttatttttttggccaaAATTTGTGGCCACATTACATCTACAAGAACTTTACCAAGAAACCTCTTCTCATTTTgatcatttcaaattttattcataCAATTGCTTAAAAGCATAAGAAGTTTCTTGTAGCTTTTATTTGAAGAATTGCTTAAAAGTAATCTCTTTGATAGTTATACTATTTCAAACTTATTGAATTGACCAACTACTAgtgcattaaaataataatcttttaattttttttgtttgggttctgaccacatttaattatttaaataatctcaattaaagtatatgaagTTTCATGTTATGATTCcataaattagaaagaaaaaaaataacaaaatgcttttttttttttgtgtgaggTTAAAATCGTCTTTTCGCAATGGGCGCCTATGTTGTCAAAAGGGAGCGTTCAAATCATTATTCGAACATGCGAATATACCCAAACGCCTTTTGCCGCTTAAAGAGTAAAAGACTGAAGACTAAGCCCAAGCCCATCCCTTAGATTATGTCACATATGGCGAAATTACAACACTACCCTTGTATGTGGAGCAGACAATGCTTTATATAAAGTCAATGATGGTTATAGAAAATTAGGCAGGCCGAACCAAAGGAGGATACATGTTAGATGTCATAGATGAGAATATAgccattgattattatattaaaataaaattgggttaTGATTAAAGACAAAGTTTTCATTAAATTTGGGTTTAATCTATTAAACTTAAGTACGTCTTTACAATGGGTCGttttcacatgtattttttttataaaattaacagaatatgtaattttcacatgtattttttaaaaatgtaagtGATGATTAGACTGATGTCAAAAAAGGCTaacctactttttttttataaaaaaaaaaactccggccgtcaaaaaaatgtttaattatagaatcatattttttatttaatgactGAGTAATACTATTAAGAAGATTGGTATACGATTGTTGATAATGTGGTGTTAAAAATCAATTACcatactactttttttttttttatgccacaTCATCGTATACCTGTCCATTAAAcaacattatttttaatattgcAGAAGTGGTGGTAATAACA
Above is a genomic segment from Alnus glutinosa chromosome 12, dhAlnGlut1.1, whole genome shotgun sequence containing:
- the LOC133851373 gene encoding shaggy-related protein kinase alpha, whose amino-acid sequence is MASVGVAPTSGLREPSGHTVGVDRLPEEMNDMKIRDDKEMEATIVDGNGTETGHIIVTTIGGRNGQPKQTISYMAERVVGHGSFGVVFQAKCLETGETVAIKKVLQDKRYKNRELQTMRLLDHPNVVSLKHCFFSTTEKDELYLNLVLEYVPETVHRVIKHYNKLNQRMPTIYVKLYTYQIFRALSYIHRCIGVCHRDIKPQNLLVNPHTHQVKLCDFGSAKVLVKGEPNISYICSRYYRAPELIFGATEYTTAIDIWSAGCVLAELMLGQPLFPGESGVDQLVEIIKILGTPTREEIKCMNPNYTEFKFPQIKAHPWHKIFHKRMPPEAVDLVSRLLQYSPNLRCSALDALIHPFFDDLRDPNTRLPNGRFLPPLFNFKSHELKGVPVEILVKLIPEHARKQCPFLGL